A single window of Sulfitobacter sp. JL08 DNA harbors:
- the sseA gene encoding 3-mercaptopyruvate sulfurtransferase codes for MTDDPKTLVSTDWLAAHMKDPDLRILDASWYLPDTGRDAQAEYQAAHIPGARFFDIDDISDHRSDLPHMAPPIEKFMSRLRAMGVGDGHQVVVYDGAGLLSAARVWWLFRLMGQRDVAVLDGGFPKWQAEGRETEDLPPVVRDRHMTVRFQNQLVRDVTQVASASKLGDHEILDARSPARFRGDAPEPREGLRSGHIPGSRNVFYADLLNEDKTMKDASDLKAVFEASGADLSKPVITTCGSGVTAAILSLALERIGKTDHTLYDGSWAEWGMFPTVPVATGDA; via the coding sequence ATGACAGACGATCCAAAAACCCTTGTTTCCACGGACTGGCTGGCAGCCCATATGAAGGATCCCGACCTGCGGATTCTGGATGCGTCATGGTACCTGCCCGATACGGGGCGCGATGCACAGGCTGAATACCAGGCGGCGCATATTCCCGGCGCACGGTTTTTCGATATCGATGATATTTCCGATCACCGGTCTGACCTGCCTCATATGGCACCCCCGATCGAAAAATTCATGTCACGGCTGCGCGCGATGGGTGTGGGCGACGGGCATCAGGTTGTTGTCTATGACGGTGCCGGGCTGCTGTCGGCGGCGCGGGTGTGGTGGCTGTTCCGCCTGATGGGGCAGCGTGATGTTGCGGTTCTGGATGGCGGGTTTCCCAAATGGCAGGCCGAGGGCCGCGAGACTGAGGATCTGCCGCCCGTTGTACGGGATCGCCACATGACGGTGCGGTTCCAGAATCAGCTGGTGCGCGATGTCACGCAGGTGGCGTCGGCCTCGAAGCTGGGGGATCACGAAATTCTGGATGCCCGTTCGCCGGCGCGGTTTCGCGGCGATGCGCCGGAACCCCGCGAAGGGTTACGCAGTGGGCACATTCCGGGATCGCGCAACGTCTTTTATGCCGATCTTCTGAATGAGGATAAGACCATGAAAGACGCATCGGACCTGAAAGCCGTGTTCGAGGCATCTGGCGCGGATCTGTCAAAGCCGGTCATCACCACCTGCGGGTCGGGTGTGACGGCTGCGATCCTGAGCCTTGCACTGGAACGGATCGGCAAGACCGATCACACCCTTTATGACGGATCATGGGCGGAATGGGGCATGTTCCCGACCGTGCCCGTTGCCACAGGAGACGCATAA
- a CDS encoding LysR substrate-binding domain-containing protein, producing the protein MKKRRLPPFSAVKAFEAAARHLSFKAAADELCLSPSAISHQIRALEDYLATALFRREGNRISLTGTGRDYAGRLSQLLDHLDDSTRAARAGTHGQTLRVLSTPGFAARWLLPRMARFQHAPAIRLHIAEGAPSTNFSTNNADVVIKWRDDAEEGVDVVPFIHSARYPVASPALLERESISHPRDLLRLTLFRDEVDDQWPAWFRAAGVVAELAEGDPIYPNCEYASTAAEAGLGVSLAYEAVVGPTVAEGRLVRLFKATTIPFTIYAIATKATRRNDPLIRAFRDWLLAEARQNSATSKSILVAE; encoded by the coding sequence GTGAAGAAACGGCGGCTCCCTCCGTTCTCAGCCGTGAAGGCCTTCGAGGCAGCAGCCCGGCACTTGAGCTTTAAAGCTGCTGCGGATGAACTTTGCCTGAGCCCCTCTGCAATCTCGCATCAAATCCGAGCTCTTGAGGATTACCTTGCGACGGCGCTCTTCCGGCGCGAGGGCAACCGGATCAGTCTGACGGGCACAGGACGCGACTATGCCGGCCGGCTGTCGCAGTTGCTGGATCATCTGGATGACAGCACGCGCGCAGCACGGGCAGGAACGCACGGGCAGACCTTGCGGGTCCTGTCCACGCCCGGGTTTGCCGCTCGCTGGCTGTTGCCGCGCATGGCAAGGTTTCAACATGCGCCGGCAATCCGACTGCACATCGCCGAGGGAGCACCATCTACCAATTTTTCAACCAACAATGCCGATGTCGTGATCAAGTGGCGCGATGATGCGGAAGAGGGCGTTGATGTCGTGCCCTTCATTCATTCGGCGCGTTACCCGGTGGCGTCTCCTGCGTTACTGGAGCGTGAAAGCATATCCCACCCGCGCGACTTGCTTCGCCTGACCCTGTTTCGGGACGAAGTTGACGATCAATGGCCTGCATGGTTTCGCGCTGCTGGCGTTGTGGCCGAACTGGCCGAGGGCGACCCGATATATCCAAATTGCGAATATGCCTCCACGGCCGCTGAGGCAGGCTTGGGCGTGTCGCTGGCCTATGAGGCGGTCGTCGGCCCAACAGTGGCGGAAGGCCGTCTAGTGCGTTTGTTCAAGGCGACGACAATCCCCTTTACCATCTACGCCATTGCAACCAAGGCGACGCGCCGCAATGACCCGCTTATCCGCGCATTCCGCGATTGGTTGCTGGCCGAGGCGAGACAGAATTCCGCTACTAGCAAATCAATCCTCGTGGCCGAGTAA
- a CDS encoding sulfotransferase family protein → MGFPGTWMTESESVVYRVVPKCACSTIGQIMYYSDHGVFFDGDIHDAKGGLHKWALEDSQHLISANVQDHASYAFTCVRNPYTRILSSFFDKICGIQRNGKRYRGNLVPLLIQKYGIEVGGDDGKQEFDQIKSFRRFLLFARDSIRWRRPMEPDIHWSAQSGHLSTFIVNGGRYDNIFWTEKFNDGMQSVLNAVETPHSVDLASIPRFNESEGHGPKRAHPVEDYFDDLSKHLMFEIYKRDFQLFKYDFDDPSNKMPTGEIDLDEVHIKLGD, encoded by the coding sequence ATGGGCTTTCCCGGTACGTGGATGACAGAAAGCGAAAGCGTGGTCTATCGCGTGGTGCCCAAATGCGCCTGTTCGACGATCGGGCAGATCATGTATTATTCAGATCACGGCGTTTTCTTTGATGGCGATATTCACGACGCCAAGGGCGGCCTGCACAAATGGGCGCTGGAAGACAGCCAGCATCTGATTTCGGCCAATGTGCAGGATCACGCCTCTTACGCCTTTACCTGTGTGCGCAATCCCTACACCCGCATCCTGTCATCATTCTTTGATAAAATCTGCGGCATCCAGCGCAACGGCAAACGCTACCGGGGCAATCTGGTGCCGCTGCTGATCCAGAAATACGGCATCGAAGTGGGCGGTGATGATGGCAAGCAGGAGTTTGACCAGATCAAATCCTTCCGCCGCTTTTTGTTGTTTGCACGCGATTCCATCCGCTGGCGCCGCCCGATGGAGCCTGATATCCACTGGTCCGCGCAGTCGGGCCACCTGTCTACCTTCATTGTGAACGGTGGCCGGTACGACAACATTTTCTGGACCGAAAAATTCAATGACGGCATGCAATCGGTGCTCAACGCCGTGGAGACACCCCATTCGGTCGATCTTGCCAGCATCCCCCGTTTCAACGAAAGCGAAGGCCACGGACCCAAACGCGCCCATCCGGTCGAGGATTACTTTGACGATCTGTCAAAGCATCTGATGTTTGAAATCTACAAGCGTGATTTCCAGTTGTTCAAATACGATTTCGATGATCCATCCAACAAGATGCCGACCGGCGAAATCGATCTGGATGAAGTGCACATTAAATTGGGCGACTGA
- a CDS encoding DUF1523 family protein: MKYIKWALIIAVWVFIGSFLHYTLPQRDVVRITDTYLERIDFGENSIFWSHAQTGDNPNLTNRDVFFIQAFKDNGKPIIYRNEDTGWGWPPFFKFDTSNLQAEASDLESKTTAGGAQWAVIRHYGWRNEFLSIYPNALGVKPATGPDHQLGLPWLNIIILTLLAALVYGIWVRWRRFRQRRIDPTLEEISDSWEAAGDAVDERRGRIRRWFDSWRSK; this comes from the coding sequence ATGAAATACATCAAGTGGGCTTTGATCATTGCTGTCTGGGTCTTCATCGGCAGTTTCCTGCATTATACGCTGCCGCAACGCGACGTGGTGCGGATTACAGATACCTATCTGGAACGCATCGATTTCGGCGAGAATTCGATCTTCTGGTCGCATGCGCAAACCGGCGACAACCCGAACCTCACGAACCGCGATGTTTTCTTCATTCAGGCGTTCAAGGACAACGGCAAGCCGATCATCTACCGCAACGAAGATACCGGTTGGGGCTGGCCGCCGTTCTTCAAATTCGACACCTCGAACCTGCAGGCCGAAGCATCCGATCTGGAATCCAAGACAACGGCCGGTGGCGCGCAATGGGCTGTGATCCGGCATTACGGCTGGCGCAACGAATTCCTGTCGATCTATCCCAATGCGCTGGGTGTCAAACCGGCCACGGGCCCGGATCACCAACTGGGCCTGCCTTGGCTGAATATCATTATCCTGACGCTGCTGGCCGCACTGGTCTATGGTATCTGGGTACGCTGGCGGCGGTTCCGCCAACGCCGGATCGATCCGACGCTGGAAGAAATTTCAGACAGTTGGGAGGCCGCCGGCGATGCGGTGGACGAACGGCGCGGGCGTATCCGGCGCTGGTTTGACAGCTGGCGCAGCAAGTAG
- the smpB gene encoding SsrA-binding protein SmpB has translation MAQKKSDPNYKVIAENRRARYDYAIEDDLECGIILEGSEVKSLRAGGANIAESYAAVEDGELWLVNSYIAPYEGARTFRHEERRRRKMLVSRKELERLWNATQRKGMTLVPLVMYFNHRGIAKLKIGIAKGKKNHDKRDTEAKRDWSRQKARLLKDHG, from the coding sequence ATGGCCCAGAAAAAATCAGACCCGAACTACAAGGTGATCGCCGAAAACCGGCGTGCGCGGTATGATTACGCGATCGAGGATGATCTGGAATGCGGCATCATTCTGGAAGGGTCCGAGGTGAAATCCCTGCGCGCGGGTGGTGCCAATATTGCCGAAAGCTATGCCGCCGTTGAAGACGGCGAATTGTGGTTGGTGAACAGCTATATCGCGCCCTACGAAGGGGCCAGAACATTCCGCCACGAAGAACGCCGCCGCCGCAAGATGCTGGTATCGCGCAAGGAACTGGAGCGCCTGTGGAATGCCACGCAGCGCAAGGGCATGACGCTGGTCCCGCTGGTGATGTATTTCAACCATCGCGGCATCGCCAAGCTGAAGATCGGGATCGCCAAGGGCAAGAAAAACCATGATAAACGCGATACCGAAGCCAAGCGTGACTGGTCGCGCCAGAAGGCCCGATTGCTGAAAGACCATGGATAA
- a CDS encoding DUF6638 family protein, giving the protein MKRLIQRGLMFGNLIEVASPALVDRYNRALKHLTGKTTQLSDFHIDISGYSPEIGDELNDHLYLNHAGVNRQFILLTTDQKRAPLLNTKFSTSRGILRQFITENEAQLFALTARDAVAGELVNSVYDVSSPKRLFDIRSVTVEADTTTGTVRDAKALGDMVDRFKTAEDGWFDDVLIADMITLAKRTGDVTRNPVKLRHMKFEQDNFWTAHFGGLYLFRGVEHPALISVGPKAPLGELPIQYVLDFSEPNRIARFFEFNGLVEPIVKARGIDAAAILRQKIDFIVVDAATQSGIDLKGATRRDIRRLARENAAGLPPEFHALSALLRWAEDGGPWPRIASDHPAYFYTLRAADTPDRDLVNMLLAELTPKDIRQLFICHKDAFYQRYQGWSEAKKSYVVDFLDREYQVDKAGARRALFGHDAPMEEPAAPDPRDLIDRVGPWGAVRKG; this is encoded by the coding sequence ATGAAACGGCTTATCCAACGTGGCCTGATGTTCGGTAACCTGATCGAGGTTGCCTCGCCCGCGCTGGTGGACCGGTATAACCGTGCGCTCAAGCATCTGACAGGCAAGACTACGCAGCTGTCCGATTTCCACATCGACATTTCCGGCTATTCGCCCGAGATCGGGGACGAGCTGAACGACCATCTGTATCTGAACCATGCCGGGGTGAACCGGCAGTTCATTCTGCTGACGACCGATCAGAAACGCGCGCCGCTGCTGAATACGAAATTTTCAACCTCGCGCGGGATATTGCGCCAGTTCATCACTGAAAACGAGGCGCAGTTATTTGCACTGACGGCCCGGGATGCCGTGGCGGGGGAGCTGGTGAATTCGGTCTATGATGTGTCTTCGCCCAAACGTCTGTTCGATATCCGCAGCGTCACCGTCGAGGCCGATACCACAACCGGCACGGTGCGCGATGCCAAGGCGCTTGGCGATATGGTGGACCGGTTCAAAACCGCCGAGGACGGCTGGTTTGATGATGTGCTGATCGCGGACATGATCACATTGGCCAAACGCACCGGCGATGTGACGCGCAATCCGGTCAAGCTCAGACACATGAAATTCGAACAGGATAATTTCTGGACCGCACATTTCGGCGGGCTCTACCTGTTTCGCGGGGTCGAACATCCGGCGCTGATATCGGTTGGGCCCAAGGCGCCGCTGGGCGAATTGCCGATCCAGTATGTGCTGGATTTTTCCGAACCCAACAGGATCGCGCGGTTTTTCGAATTCAACGGGCTGGTCGAACCCATCGTCAAGGCGCGTGGCATCGATGCCGCCGCTATCCTGCGGCAAAAGATTGATTTCATCGTGGTGGATGCCGCAACCCAAAGCGGCATTGATCTGAAGGGGGCGACGCGGCGTGATATCAGGCGGCTGGCGCGCGAAAACGCCGCCGGTCTGCCGCCCGAATTCCACGCCCTGTCCGCGCTGCTGCGCTGGGCCGAAGATGGCGGTCCATGGCCGCGGATCGCGTCTGACCACCCGGCCTATTTCTATACGCTGCGCGCTGCCGATACACCCGACCGTGATCTGGTGAACATGCTGCTTGCCGAACTGACCCCAAAGGATATCCGCCAGTTGTTCATCTGCCACAAGGATGCGTTCTATCAGCGTTATCAGGGCTGGAGCGAGGCCAAGAAATCCTATGTGGTTGATTTTCTGGACCGGGAATATCAGGTAGACAAGGCAGGTGCGCGCCGCGCGTTGTTCGGGCATGATGCGCCGATGGAAGAACCTGCAGCCCCCGATCCCCGCGATCTGATTGATCGTGTCGGACCCTGGGGCGCGGTCAGGAAGGGGTAG
- a CDS encoding glutathione S-transferase family protein has protein sequence MDKTGGVTLFGFTPSVYTRAVQMALIEKSVAFGFVEADPFEDPPSDALARLHPFGRVPVLRDGGFTLYETSAILRYVDDIAPRPPLVPAAVKARARIQQVISIMDAYGYQPLVRDVFSHLVYRPALGLDADPQKAAAGLRAAPAVLGALEDIAAEGHVLDGQSVTLADLHLSPMIGYFAMAAEGRDMMRRFTALSRWWDKAQARPSYQSVCGDAT, from the coding sequence ATGGATAAGACGGGCGGCGTGACGCTGTTCGGGTTCACGCCCAGCGTTTACACCCGCGCCGTGCAGATGGCCCTGATCGAAAAATCCGTTGCGTTTGGTTTTGTCGAGGCTGATCCGTTCGAGGATCCACCTTCGGACGCGCTTGCGCGGTTACATCCGTTCGGGCGGGTTCCGGTGTTGCGCGATGGCGGCTTCACCCTGTACGAGACAAGCGCGATTTTGCGCTATGTGGATGACATCGCGCCGCGTCCGCCACTAGTGCCTGCCGCTGTCAAAGCCCGGGCGCGGATACAGCAGGTGATTTCGATCATGGACGCGTATGGCTACCAGCCGCTTGTGCGCGATGTCTTTTCGCATCTGGTCTATCGCCCGGCACTGGGGCTTGACGCTGATCCGCAAAAGGCGGCAGCGGGGCTTCGGGCCGCACCGGCTGTTCTGGGCGCGCTTGAGGATATCGCCGCCGAGGGCCACGTTCTGGACGGGCAGAGTGTGACACTGGCCGATCTGCACCTGTCCCCGATGATCGGGTATTTTGCCATGGCCGCAGAAGGGCGCGATATGATGCGCCGGTTCACGGCGCTGTCGCGCTGGTGGGACAAGGCGCAAGCGCGGCCGTCCTATCAGAGTGTATGCGGGGATGCGACATAA
- a CDS encoding lytic murein transglycosylase gives MLTRRMMGFGLAATALASCGGNVTSFSSSSSTASATRMQSVPNAGFDAWVARFRGRAAAAGISATTIDRAFRGVGYLPGVIERDRNQTEFKRSLEDYLAIAASDERIATGRTKLRQYDATLSRIETRYGVEKQYVTAIWGLESRYGERRGDIPVISSLSTLAFDGRRGTFFEKQLIAALRILQYGDTTADRMTGSWAGAMGHTQFIPTSYEAFAVDFTGDGRRDIWSDDPTDALASAAAYLAKNGWTRGQPWGVEVRLPQGFNTGLTGRGTARSTADWASMGVRDMNGRTVPDYGRASVIIPSGARGPAFMTFSNFTTITRYNNSESYVIGIGHLADRIIGKPPIQGSFPPDASGMTINDRRALQQGLTAAGFDTGGTDGVIGSKTTAAITAYQSANGLAVTGQPSLDLLARLQ, from the coding sequence ATGCTGACACGACGCATGATGGGGTTTGGACTGGCGGCAACGGCACTGGCATCCTGTGGCGGCAATGTCACATCGTTCTCGTCCTCATCTTCCACGGCGTCAGCGACACGCATGCAATCGGTTCCGAATGCCGGGTTTGATGCCTGGGTGGCCAGGTTCCGGGGCCGCGCTGCCGCCGCCGGAATATCCGCCACAACGATCGATCGGGCCTTTCGCGGTGTCGGATATCTGCCCGGCGTGATCGAACGGGACCGCAACCAGACTGAATTCAAACGCTCTTTGGAAGATTACTTGGCCATCGCCGCGTCGGACGAGCGGATCGCCACGGGCCGGACCAAACTGCGCCAGTACGATGCCACCCTGTCCCGGATCGAAACGCGCTATGGCGTGGAAAAGCAATATGTGACCGCAATCTGGGGACTGGAAAGCCGCTATGGCGAGCGGCGCGGCGACATTCCGGTAATCTCGTCGCTGTCGACACTGGCCTTTGACGGGCGGCGCGGCACGTTTTTTGAAAAACAGCTGATCGCGGCCCTGCGGATTCTGCAGTACGGCGACACAACAGCGGATCGCATGACCGGAAGCTGGGCCGGTGCCATGGGCCACACCCAGTTCATTCCCACATCTTACGAAGCCTTTGCCGTGGATTTCACCGGCGACGGGCGGCGCGATATCTGGTCGGATGATCCGACCGACGCGCTGGCCTCGGCGGCGGCTTATCTGGCTAAGAACGGCTGGACCCGTGGCCAGCCCTGGGGGGTCGAGGTGCGCCTGCCGCAAGGGTTCAACACCGGTCTCACCGGGCGCGGTACGGCCCGGTCCACCGCGGATTGGGCCAGTATGGGGGTGCGCGATATGAACGGGCGCACCGTGCCGGATTACGGCCGCGCTTCGGTGATCATCCCCTCCGGTGCCCGCGGCCCCGCCTTCATGACGTTCAGCAATTTCACCACGATCACACGCTACAACAATTCGGAAAGCTATGTGATCGGCATCGGCCATCTGGCCGACCGGATCATCGGCAAACCGCCGATCCAGGGCAGCTTTCCCCCCGATGCCAGCGGCATGACGATCAACGACCGCCGCGCCCTGCAACAGGGGCTGACCGCTGCCGGGTTCGACACCGGCGGCACCGATGGCGTGATCGGATCGAAAACCACGGCTGCGATCACCGCCTATCAAAGCGCTAACGGGCTGGCCGTAACGGGGCAGCCTTCGCTCGACCTGCTGGCGCGGTTGCAATAA
- a CDS encoding amino acid aminotransferase — MLSNLKPQPADGILMLMQQLKDDPRPVKIDLGVGVYKDATGNTPVMRAIKAAEHRLWEEQTSKSYVGLAGDPAFSDAMIALVLGDAVARANVAAAATPGGTGAVRQAFELIRMANPDARVFVSNPTWPNHISILKYLGMPIVEYRYFDGDTRAVDFDGMMQDLAQARAGDVILLHGCCHNPTGANLNMTEWRAVADLLNKTGAVPMIDIAYQGFGDGLSEDALATQLIASSVPECLIAASCSKNFGIYRERTGLLMAVSQDAGQQALSQGTLAFLNRQNYSFPPDHGARLVTMILNDDALRADWQAELEEVRLSMLGLRTALAAELQRLSGSDRFGFIAQHRGMFSRLGASKDKVEELRAKHAIYMVGDSRVNIAGLNKDTVPILAKAIIDVGI; from the coding sequence ATGCTGAGCAATCTGAAACCACAGCCGGCCGACGGCATCCTGATGCTGATGCAGCAGCTGAAGGACGATCCGCGGCCTGTCAAAATAGATCTTGGGGTGGGCGTTTACAAGGATGCCACCGGCAACACGCCCGTGATGCGGGCGATCAAGGCCGCAGAGCACCGGTTGTGGGAAGAGCAGACAAGCAAAAGCTATGTCGGGCTGGCCGGCGATCCTGCGTTCAGCGATGCGATGATCGCACTGGTTCTGGGCGATGCCGTGGCCCGCGCAAACGTGGCCGCGGCGGCCACGCCGGGGGGAACGGGTGCGGTACGTCAGGCGTTTGAACTGATCAGAATGGCCAATCCGGACGCGCGGGTGTTTGTATCAAACCCGACATGGCCGAACCACATTTCGATCCTGAAATATCTTGGGATGCCGATTGTCGAGTACCGGTACTTCGACGGAGACACCCGCGCGGTGGATTTTGACGGCATGATGCAGGATCTGGCGCAGGCGCGGGCCGGGGATGTAATTTTGCTGCACGGATGTTGCCACAACCCGACTGGCGCGAACCTGAACATGACAGAATGGCGCGCGGTGGCCGATCTGTTGAACAAGACCGGTGCCGTGCCGATGATCGACATCGCCTATCAGGGGTTCGGTGACGGTTTGAGTGAAGATGCGCTGGCAACACAGTTGATCGCGTCTTCTGTGCCGGAATGTCTGATTGCGGCCAGCTGTTCCAAGAACTTTGGCATCTACCGCGAACGCACCGGCCTGTTGATGGCGGTATCGCAGGATGCGGGGCAACAGGCGCTCAGCCAGGGCACACTGGCATTCCTGAACCGGCAGAACTATTCGTTTCCGCCCGATCACGGTGCGCGGCTGGTGACAATGATCCTGAACGACGACGCACTGCGCGCCGACTGGCAGGCCGAACTGGAAGAGGTTCGGTTAAGCATGCTGGGGCTGCGCACCGCGCTGGCGGCGGAATTGCAGCGGCTGTCGGGATCGGACCGGTTCGGATTCATCGCACAGCACCGCGGCATGTTTTCACGTCTGGGCGCAAGCAAGGACAAGGTCGAGGAACTGCGGGCCAAACACGCGATTTACATGGTGGGCGACAGCCGCGTGAACATTGCCGGTCTGAACAAGGACACCGTGCCCATTCTGGCCAAGGCGATCATCGACGTCGGCATCTGA
- a CDS encoding HIT domain-containing protein: protein MAYVYDDQNIFAKILRGEIPNSTVLDTEHALAFNDLYPQAPVHVLVIPKGPYVCYDHFALEASDAEIIGFTRAIGEVCKITGVQPGAGGDGFRAISNTGTHGVQEVPHLHLHILGGRPLGRMLQKA from the coding sequence ATGGCTTATGTTTATGACGACCAGAATATTTTCGCCAAAATCCTGCGCGGCGAGATTCCGAACAGCACGGTTCTGGATACCGAACACGCGCTGGCGTTCAACGATCTATATCCTCAGGCGCCAGTGCATGTGCTGGTGATCCCGAAAGGGCCCTATGTGTGTTATGACCATTTCGCGCTTGAAGCATCGGATGCGGAAATCATCGGCTTTACCCGCGCCATCGGCGAGGTGTGCAAAATCACCGGCGTTCAGCCCGGTGCGGGGGGCGACGGGTTTCGCGCCATTTCAAACACCGGCACACATGGCGTTCAGGAAGTGCCGCATCTGCATTTGCATATTCTGGGCGGGCGTCCGTTGGGGCGGATGCTGCAAAAGGCGTGA
- a CDS encoding DUF5928 domain-containing protein: MAKIAYILLCHKDPEAIINQAERLTAVGDYMSIHFDARAKPAHFDMIRRALKDNPNVVFARKRIKCGWGAWSLVQASIHAVEAAVDAFPRATHFYMLSGDCMAIKSAEYAHEFLDSRDVDYIESFDFFESDWIKTGMKQERLIYRHLFNERTQPGLFYAAYGFQKRLGLTRSIPPDIQVQIGSQWWCLRRRTIEWILDFIKSRRDVVRFFRTTWIPDETFFQTLVRHLVPETEIETRTLTCLMFSDYGMPITFYNDHYDLLLSQDFLFARKISPEARELKRRLGALYAASGVEFQISNEAQSLFKFLTGRGRIGRRFASRFWETESTLGRERELLIVVCKKWHVAKRMVERIRAVSNIPTIEYLFNEEDTDLPDLGGIQTTLGKRTRHRRSLVRMLFDYYETDRLLVCMDPNNIELLQDFCSDRSVTRLLEIECQFSDDYLKGHAMRVGLTGERTPPETLERLLPTIRQDMIFESDRIRDADFENHYRLRETDDPEKNAEKLAAFLAISHGNAHQVTASEHLFSD, translated from the coding sequence ATGGCCAAAATCGCCTACATATTGCTATGCCACAAAGACCCGGAGGCCATTATCAACCAGGCTGAACGGCTGACCGCTGTTGGCGACTATATGTCCATCCATTTCGATGCGCGGGCCAAGCCGGCGCATTTCGATATGATCCGGCGCGCGCTCAAGGACAATCCGAACGTCGTGTTTGCCCGCAAGCGGATCAAATGCGGGTGGGGGGCGTGGTCTTTGGTGCAGGCCAGCATCCATGCGGTCGAAGCTGCGGTTGACGCGTTTCCGCGGGCCACGCATTTCTACATGTTGTCCGGCGATTGCATGGCGATCAAATCGGCTGAATACGCCCATGAATTTCTGGACAGCCGCGATGTCGATTACATCGAAAGCTTTGATTTTTTCGAAAGCGACTGGATCAAGACCGGAATGAAGCAGGAGCGGTTGATCTACCGGCATCTGTTCAATGAACGCACACAACCCGGCCTGTTCTATGCGGCCTACGGGTTTCAGAAACGGCTTGGGCTGACCCGCAGCATCCCACCCGATATTCAGGTTCAGATAGGAAGCCAGTGGTGGTGCCTGCGGCGGCGCACGATCGAATGGATACTGGATTTCATCAAATCAAGGCGTGATGTCGTCCGGTTTTTCCGTACCACATGGATACCGGATGAAACATTTTTCCAGACACTGGTGCGCCATCTTGTGCCCGAGACCGAGATCGAGACTCGTACATTGACCTGCCTGATGTTTTCCGATTACGGGATGCCGATTACCTTTTACAACGATCACTACGATCTTTTGCTAAGCCAGGATTTCCTTTTTGCCCGCAAGATCAGCCCCGAGGCGCGCGAACTGAAGCGCCGGCTGGGCGCGCTTTATGCGGCAAGCGGTGTCGAATTCCAGATTTCGAACGAAGCCCAGAGCCTGTTCAAATTCCTGACCGGGCGGGGCCGGATCGGTCGGCGTTTTGCCAGCCGGTTCTGGGAAACCGAAAGCACGCTGGGGCGCGAACGTGAATTGCTGATCGTGGTGTGCAAGAAATGGCACGTCGCCAAACGGATGGTCGAACGCATTCGCGCGGTCAGCAACATCCCGACAATCGAATATCTGTTCAACGAAGAAGATACGGATCTTCCCGATCTGGGGGGCATTCAAACGACCCTTGGCAAACGTACACGGCACCGCCGTTCGCTGGTGCGGATGTTGTTTGATTATTACGAAACCGATCGCCTGCTGGTCTGCATGGACCCCAACAACATCGAGCTGTTGCAGGATTTCTGTTCGGACCGGTCTGTGACCAGGTTGCTTGAGATCGAATGCCAGTTCAGTGATGATTATTTGAAAGGGCATGCCATGCGGGTTGGGCTTACCGGGGAACGCACCCCGCCCGAGACACTGGAGCGGCTGTTGCCCACCATCCGGCAGGACATGATCTTTGAAAGCGACCGCATCCGCGACGCCGATTTCGAAAACCACTACCGGTTGCGTGAAACGGATGACCCAGAAAAAAATGCTGAAAAGCTGGCCGCTTTTCTTGCCATTTCACACGGCAACGCGCATCAGGTCACGGCATCCGAACACTTGTTTTCCGACTGA